The Mesorhizobium sp. B2-8-5 genome segment TCGAGGCCCGGCCCACGGCGTGGATCATCGGGAAGTTCCGCGCCAGGAGATCGTCGCCATGGATCACGGCGATATCGGCGCCATGGGCGGCCGCCAGCTTTCGGGCGGCTTCTTCCAGCTCGACCGGACCGAGGTCGCTGGTCGGCGTGTTGACGAGGTCGCGCGCCAGGAACACGCTGTCGGCGACGCGGCGGACATGCGCGGCGTCGACGCCGTCGGGAAGCGCAAAGCGCAGAGCCTTGCCGGGCTTCTTACCGTAGCGTGTAAAGACATAGCCGGCCAGGACAAGCGCGAGCGCCGCGAGTTCTGGCTGCGCCGGGCCCGACGCGAAATGCCAGTCGCCTTCCGGCAGCGTCCTTGCGAGCGCGCCGAGGGCAAGGGCGCTGTCGCCGTCGCCGATACCGAACAGCGCGCCGGCAAGGCCGCCGCCCTCGCCCGCCAGGACCAGCGTGCGCCCTGCCTCGCCGGAAAAACCGTTGGCCCTCGCCCAGGCGATAGCGGGCGGCGGCAACGCCGCGGCTTCAAGGGCGTCCTTTGCCACCAGATAGACAGGCAAGGCGGCTTCCGGCTTCTGCTCGACGAGTTCGACAGGCATGCAATGATCTCCGGCCGAACTGCTGAGTCGGCGCTTCTTAACGGTCCGTTAGGGTTAACAGAATATTTCTGCGGGAGGGAAGACGGCCAGCCAATGGCCGCACAGGAATGGAGACCGGGCGCCGATGCCTACCAAAGCGTTGAACCTTACAGCCAAGCGTCTGATCACCACGGCTTTCATGGCGGCGCTTGCGGCCAGCGTGGCCGGTTGCGGCAGCACCAGCAAGTTCACCACGGGTTCCATCTCGCGCTCCGACAGCAGGCCGCTGGAAACGATGTCGTCCAGCGAATTGCGTACCGCCACGTCCAGGCTCGGCCAATCCTACGCCCGCAGCCCGAACGACAAGCGCATCGCGATGAACTTCGCAGCAGCGCTGCAGATGGACGGCGACGCCGACCAGTCGCTGGCGGTGATGCGCAAGCTGGCGATCGCCTATCCCAAGGATCGCGAAGTGCTTGCGGCCTATGGCAAGGCGCTTGCCGCCAACGGCCAGTTCGAGCCGGCCCTTGATGCCGTGCGGCGCGCGCAGACGCCCGAATATCCGGACTGGAAGCTGGTCTCGGCGGAAGCCGCCATTCTCGACCAGATGGGACAGAAGGACGAAGCGCGGCAGGACTATCGCAAGGCGCTGGAACTGAAGCCGAACGAGCCTTCGGTGCTGTCCAATCTCGGCATGTCCTATGTGCTCGAAGGCGACCTGCGCACGGCGGAAACCTATATGCGCTCGGCCGCGCAGCAGCCCGGCGCCGACAGCAGGGTGCGGCAGAACCTCGCGCTGGTCGTCGGACTGCAGGGCCGCTTCGACGAGGCCGAGAAGATCGCCTCGCAGGAACTGTCGCCCGAACAGGCGCAGGCCAACGTCGCCTATCTGCGGCAGATGCTCGCCCAGCAGAATGCCTGGAGCCAGCTGAAGGATCAGGACAAGGACAAGGCGAAAGTCGCCACGAACTGACGGACGCTGCCAAGCGCCGACCGCTTCGACAATGAAAAAAGCCGCGCGGGGGTCCGCGCGGCTTTTTTCATTGATGCGAACGGCCCGCCTACTGGCTGGAGGAGCTGTGCTGGTCACCGAAGATGCCGCGCTGGCTGACCTGGATGCCGGCCGGACCCAGGATGATGGCGAACAGAACCGGCAGGAAGAACAGGATCATCGGCACGGTGAGCTTTGGCGGAAGTGCGGCGGCCTTCTTCTCGGCGGCGTTCATGCGCATGTCGCGGCTTTCCGAGGCGAGCACGCGCAGCGCGTGCGCCACCGGCGTGCCGTAGCGTTCGGCCTGGACCAGGGCCTGCGACACCGACTTCACCGATTCCAGGCCGGTGCGGCTTGCCAGGTTCTCATAGGCGATCTTGCGATCCTGCAGATAGGACAGCTCTGCATTGGTGAGCACGAATTCCTCGGCAAGCGCCACCGACTGCGTGCCGATTTCGTCGGCAACCCTGCGCAAGGCCGCTTCCACCGACATGCCGGATTCCACGCAGATCAGCATCAGGTCGAGCGCGTCCGGCCAGGCCAGTTGGATCGACTGCTTGCGCTTGGTCGCGCGGTTGTTGACGTAGAGGATCGGCGTGTAGAAGCCGCCATAGGCGACAACGACACAGACGAACAGCTTGATGAAAGCGGGTTGCTGCGGCAGGCCGCCGAGCACGAACAGATAGATGGCCGCCAAGGCAAAACCGACGAATGGCAGGACCAGGCGAAAGAAGAGAAAACGCGTCAGCGGGTTCTGGCCACGGAAGCCCGCGACCTTGAGCTTCTGGATCGTGCTTTCATCGGCAAGCGCGCGCCTCAGATCCAGGCGGTCGACGATGTTGCGCATGCCGATGGACTGTTCCTCGCGCAGGCCCTTGCGGCGGCGGTCGGCCTCGTTGGCCAGTCGCGTACGCTGCTCGGCGCGCAATTTGTCGCGTTCGAGCGCCACGCTCTTCATGCGCGACTTGAGCGAAGTGCCGCCGAACGCCGGCATGAGCGTGAAGACGGTCGCGAACACCGCAATGCCGACCAGCATCGCGATCAGGAAGGAAGGGTCTGTGAGTGTTTTGACGACCTGCTCTGTCACTGGATCCGCGCCCCTAGACTTCGAAGTTCATCATCTTGCGCATCACCAGGATGCCGATCGACATCCAGACACCCGAGCAGCCGAGGATCAGGTTGCCGACGTTGGTGGTGAACAGCGGCATGATGTAGTTCGGGCTCGACAGATAGACGAGGAAGGCGACGACGAAGGGCAAGGCGCCGATGATGACGGCCGATGCCTTGGCTTCCATCGACAGCGCCTGGACCTTGGCCTTCATCTTCTTGCGGTCGCGCAGGACGCGCGAAAGGTTGCCCAGCGCCTCGGACAGATTGCCGCCGGCCTGTGACTGAATCTGGATGACGATGCCGAAGAAGCCGGCCTCGCTGCACGGCATCGTCTCCGTCATGCGCATGGCGGCGTCGGGCACCGACATGCCCATCTGCTGGGAATCGACGATGCGGCGGAATTCGGACCGGACCGGTTCGGGCGATTCGTTGGCGATCAGGCGGATCGCATCGTTGAGCGGCAGGCCGGACTTGACCGCGCGCACGATGATGTCGAGCGCGTTCGGAAATTCTTCCAGGAAGGCCTTGACGCGACGTGTGCGGCGAAACGACACGAACCAGCGCGGCAGGCCGAGGCCGCCCACCAGCAGGGCACCGGGCAGAGCCCATAGAGGCGCGCCGAGGAAAAAGAGAACGGCCGTCAGGATGATCCCGCAGACAGCGGAATAGATATAGAAACGCTCGATCGGAACCTGCATGCCGGCTTGGCGGATCTGAGTCTTCAGCGGCGGTTTCTTGACGTTGCGATCGTTGGTCTTCTGTTTCTCGTCGAGCTGCTTCAGCGAGTCCTGGACGTTTTTTCGCCGCTTGACCGCTTCCGCTGCGCGGTCGCGCGTCGCTTTCACCACCGACCGGTCGGTTTCGGCTGTCTTGACGGTCTGAAGCCGCTTGCCGGCCTGCTTCTCGTTGTCGATGCGCGTGAACAGAAAAGCATAGGCCACCGCGCCGGCGCTGAAGCCGGCAAGCACGATGAAAGCCAGTACGGTGGTGTCAATTCCGAACATCGACCTGGATCCCCAGGGCATTTCGCCGTTCCAATGAAACGGCGAACCGACCTATTTCTTCGTTTAGACGCAATTCCGGGCGGAAAACCGCTTCACACTTTTCCTGGAATTGCTTCAGACCTCCAGCTGCATCAGTCAGCGCGTTTCTCCATCGCCTCGAGCGCGTTGGCGAGGCGCTGTTCCTCGCCATAGTAGCGGGCGCGGTCCCAGAAATGCGGACGGCCGATGCCTGTCGACACGTGCTCGCCGACCAGCCGGCCGCCGGCGTCTTCACCCTTGATGTTGTAGAGCACAAGATCCTGGGTGATGATGACGTCGCCTTCCATGCCGACCACCTCGGTGATGTGGGTGATGCGGCGCGAGCCGTCGCGCAAGCGGGCCGCCTGGATGATCACGTCGATCGAGCCGACGATGATCTCGCGCACCGTGCGCTGCGGCAGTGAATAGCCGCCCATGGCGATCATCGATTCCATACGGTTGAGGCATTCGCGCGGGCTGTTCGAGTGGATCGTTCCCATCGAGCCGTCGTGACCGGTGTTCATCGCCTGCAGCAGGTCGAACACTTCCGGTCCGCGCACCTCGCCGACGATGATCCGCTCCGGCCGCATGCGCAGGCAGTTCTTGACCAGATCGCGCATGGTCACCTCGCCCTCGCCCTCGAGATTGGGCGGCCGGGTTTCGAGACGGACCACATGCGGCTGCTGCAGCTGCAGTTCCGCCGAGTCCTCGCAGGTGATGACGCGCTCCTCGCGGTCGATATAGTTGGTCAGGCAGTTGAGCAGCGTCGTCTTGCCGGAGCCTGTGCCACCCGAGATGACTATGTTGCAGCGGACACGCCCGATAATCTTGAGAACCTCCGCGCCTTGCGGCGAGATGGCGCCGAACTTGACCAACTGGTCCAGCGTCAGCTTGTCCTTCTTGAATTTGCGGATGGTGAGCGCAGTGCCGTCGATCGAGAGCGGCGGCGCGATGACGTTGACACGCGAGCCGTCGGGAAGGCGCGCGTCGCAGATCGGGCTCGATTCATCGACGCGGCGGCCGACCTGGCTGACGATGCGCTGGCAGATGTTGAGCAGCTGCTGGTTGTCGCGGAAGCGGACGCCGGTCTGCTCGACCCTGCCGTTGACTTCGATGTAGACGTTCTTGGAGCCGTTGACCATGATGTCGGCGATGTCGTCGCGGGCAAGCAGCGGCTCCAGCGGTCCATAGCCCAGAACGTCGTTGCAGATGTCCTCGAGCAGCTCTTCCTGCTCGGAAATCGACATTGCGAAGTTCTTGATCGCGATGATGTCGTTGACGATGTCGCGGATTTCCTCGCGTGCGCTCTCGGGATCGAGCTTGGCGAGCTGCGACAGGTCGATCGTGTCGATGAGCGCGGAGAAAACCTGGCTCTTGGTGTCGTAATAGGTTTCCGAGCGCTCGCGCTGGACCTTTCTTGGCGGCTCCGGCGCCATAGGCGGCGGCTCGACAGGACGGCGCGCCGGCGGGGCGACGGGC includes the following:
- a CDS encoding tetratricopeptide repeat protein, which produces MPTKALNLTAKRLITTAFMAALAASVAGCGSTSKFTTGSISRSDSRPLETMSSSELRTATSRLGQSYARSPNDKRIAMNFAAALQMDGDADQSLAVMRKLAIAYPKDREVLAAYGKALAANGQFEPALDAVRRAQTPEYPDWKLVSAEAAILDQMGQKDEARQDYRKALELKPNEPSVLSNLGMSYVLEGDLRTAETYMRSAAQQPGADSRVRQNLALVVGLQGRFDEAEKIASQELSPEQAQANVAYLRQMLAQQNAWSQLKDQDKDKAKVATN
- a CDS encoding type II secretion system F family protein — protein: MTEQVVKTLTDPSFLIAMLVGIAVFATVFTLMPAFGGTSLKSRMKSVALERDKLRAEQRTRLANEADRRRKGLREEQSIGMRNIVDRLDLRRALADESTIQKLKVAGFRGQNPLTRFLFFRLVLPFVGFALAAIYLFVLGGLPQQPAFIKLFVCVVVAYGGFYTPILYVNNRATKRKQSIQLAWPDALDLMLICVESGMSVEAALRRVADEIGTQSVALAEEFVLTNAELSYLQDRKIAYENLASRTGLESVKSVSQALVQAERYGTPVAHALRVLASESRDMRMNAAEKKAAALPPKLTVPMILFFLPVLFAIILGPAGIQVSQRGIFGDQHSSSSQ
- a CDS encoding CpaF family protein encodes the protein MFGKRGKDDGSRATPEFRPPAAAPAAPASTGTMTAERPAAPTSSPPVAPPARRPVEPPPMAPEPPRKVQRERSETYYDTKSQVFSALIDTIDLSQLAKLDPESAREEIRDIVNDIIAIKNFAMSISEQEELLEDICNDVLGYGPLEPLLARDDIADIMVNGSKNVYIEVNGRVEQTGVRFRDNQQLLNICQRIVSQVGRRVDESSPICDARLPDGSRVNVIAPPLSIDGTALTIRKFKKDKLTLDQLVKFGAISPQGAEVLKIIGRVRCNIVISGGTGSGKTTLLNCLTNYIDREERVITCEDSAELQLQQPHVVRLETRPPNLEGEGEVTMRDLVKNCLRMRPERIIVGEVRGPEVFDLLQAMNTGHDGSMGTIHSNSPRECLNRMESMIAMGGYSLPQRTVREIIVGSIDVIIQAARLRDGSRRITHITEVVGMEGDVIITQDLVLYNIKGEDAGGRLVGEHVSTGIGRPHFWDRARYYGEEQRLANALEAMEKRAD
- a CDS encoding type II secretion system F family protein, translated to MFGIDTTVLAFIVLAGFSAGAVAYAFLFTRIDNEKQAGKRLQTVKTAETDRSVVKATRDRAAEAVKRRKNVQDSLKQLDEKQKTNDRNVKKPPLKTQIRQAGMQVPIERFYIYSAVCGIILTAVLFFLGAPLWALPGALLVGGLGLPRWFVSFRRTRRVKAFLEEFPNALDIIVRAVKSGLPLNDAIRLIANESPEPVRSEFRRIVDSQQMGMSVPDAAMRMTETMPCSEAGFFGIVIQIQSQAGGNLSEALGNLSRVLRDRKKMKAKVQALSMEAKASAVIIGALPFVVAFLVYLSSPNYIMPLFTTNVGNLILGCSGVWMSIGILVMRKMMNFEV